CATGTCACCAGTAGAATTTGACCAACCTTTATTCTTAGTTGACCCATCATAATTTTTAGATTTTAGATTTTAGATTTTAGATTTTAATAAATAATTATAAACTCTAAAATCGCTAACAATCCAAAAATATCTACTTATCTAATTTAAAAAATTATGTTCAAAAAAATATTAATAGCCAATAGAGGTGAAATTGCCCTAAGAGTGATTAGAACTTGTCGCGAAATGGGAATAAAAACCGTAGCAGTATATTCAACTGCTGATTCTGAAAGCTTGCATGTAAAATTTGCTGACGAAGCCGTTTGTATTGGTCCGCCGCCAAGTAATCTTTCTTACTTAAAAATGTCTAATATCATAGCAGCAGCAGAAATTACAAATGCTGACGCTATTCATCCAGGTTATGGTTTCTTATCTGAAAATGCTAAATTTTCTAAAATTTGTCAAGAACACGGTATAAAATTTATTGGCGCATCTCCAGAAATGATTGAAAAAATGGGAGATAAAGCTACTGCAAAAGCTACAATGAAAGCTGCAGGTGTTCCTTGTGTTCCAGGTTCGGAAGGAATTTTAGAAGATTTTGCACAAGCCAAAAAAGTTGCCAAAGAAATTGGTTACCCAGTAATGATGAAAGCTACCGCTGGTGGTGGTGGAAAAGGAATGCGTGCTATTTGGAAAGAAGAAGAACTTGAAAAAGCATGGGAAAGTGCTCGTCAAGAAGCTGCAGCTTCTTTTGGAAATGATGGTATGTATATGGAAAAACTGATTGAAGAACCAAGACATATTGAAATTCAAGTTGTTGGTGATTCTTATGGAAAAGCTTGTCACCTTTCGGAAAGAGATTGTTCTGTTCAACGTCGTCATCAAAAATTAACCGAAGAAACTCCTTCGCCATTTATGACAGATGAATTACGTACTAAAATGGGTGAAGCAGCAGTTAAAGCAGCCGAATATATTAGTTATGAAGGAGCAGGAACAGTAGAGTTTCTAGTAGATAAACACAGAAACTTTTATTTCATGGAAATGAATACTCGTATTCAGGTAGAACACCCAATTACGGAACAAGTTATCGATTATGATTTGATTCGTGAGCAAATTTTAGTGGCTGCTGGTGTACCAATTTCTGGAAAAAACTATTTGCCACAATTACACTCTATAGAATGTCGTATTAATGCCGAAGATCCATATAATGACTTTAGACCATCGCCAGGAAAAATAACCGTTTTACATGCTCCTGGAGGTCATGGTGTTCGTCTTGATACGCATGTTTATGCTGGTTATACTATTCCGCCGAATTATGACTCTATGATTGCGAAATTAATTACTACTGCTCAAACTCGTGGAGAAGCAATCAATAAGATGAAACGTGCATTAGATGAATTTGTAATTGAAGGAATTAAAACTACAATACCATTCCACAGACAGTTGATGGATGAACCAGATTATGTAGAAGGAAACTATACTACTAAGTTTATGGAAAGTTTCAAAATGAAAGAAGTGTAAGAAATAAAAAACCCTACTAAAAAGTAGGGTTTTTATTTTATAATGTTTCTTTAAGCCATTTGTAGAATTCTCTTTGCCAAACGATGGCATTTTGTGGTTTTAACACCCAGTGGTTTTCTTCTGGAAAATATAATAATCGGCTTTTTATTCCTTTTAATTGTGCTGCTTGGAAGGCTTCTTGTCCTTGACCAATTGGTACTCTGAAATCCAAGCCTCCTTGAATGATTAGTATTGGCGTATTCCAATTGTTTACATAGGTAATTGGATTGAAAGCTGTATAGGTTTTCTTTGCTATTACATTGTCCTCCCAATATGCACCGCCGTGTTCCCAATTGTCAAAGAATACTTCTTCGGTTGTTCCGTACATACTCACTAAATTGAAAACACCATCGTGAGCAATGAATGTTTTGAAACGATTTTTATGAATTCCTGCTAACATAAACGCTGAATAACCGCCATAACTTGCGCCAACACATCCTAATCGGTTTTTATCGACATAACTTTCTTTAGAAACATCGTCTATAGCTGAAAGGTAATCATTCATTACTTGTCCGCCCCAATCGCCAGAAATTTGCTCATTCCAAGCTTGTCCGTGACCATACATTCCGCGACGGTTTGGTGCCACAACAATATATCCTTGTGAAGCCATTAAAGAGAAATTCCAACGGAAAGAATAGAATTGTGTTAATGGTGATTGTGGTCCGCCTTGACAATAAAGCAGTGTTGGATATTTTTTGTTTTTATCAAAATTTGGCGGAAGGATTACCCAAACTAACATTTTCTTGTTATCAGTAGTGGATACGTATCTTTTTTCGAATTTTGGCAGGGAAAGTTTTGAATAGATATCATCATTTGTTTTTGTGATTTGCTTCCATTCTTTATTTTTTAGATTATATGAATAAATTTCAGCTGCATGGTTCATGTCAGTTCTAGTGATTATTGCATTTTCGCCCGAAAAACCAACTAAACTATTTACATCAAAATCGCCATTGGTAATTTGTTTAACTGTAATTGCAATTCTTGTTAACCCTGGAAAATTTACTTCAAAAAGTTGTTTTGTTCCGTCAACTGCTGCAATGAAATATACTTTTTTGCCATCGGCACTCCACTGAAAACTGTCAACGCTTCCATCCCAATTGGCTGTTAGGTTGATATCCATTCCTTTAAAACGAACGATGATGTCGTTTTTATCAGCTTCATAGCCATCGCGCTTCATTTGCAACCAAGTTAAATCGCCGTTTGGTGAAAAAGCAGGATTTGTATCGTAACCTTTATTGGATTCTGTTAAATTTTTAGTCTTTTTTGTTTCGATGTTATATTCGTATAAATCGGTATTGGTAGAAATTGCATATTGCGTTCCTGCAAGCTTCTTGCAAACGTAGATGATGCTTTTGCTATCTGGTGACCAAATGTAATCTTCATCGTCTCCAAATGGCTTTTGTGGACTATCAAAAGGTTCGTTTAGCATGATGTCTGTTGGTTTTGCTTTGTCTTTATTCTCTGCAAAGAAAACGTGGTTGTGTGTACCGTCATTCCATTTATCCCAATGGCGATAGTCTAAACTATTATAGATTTGAACATTGGATTTTTCTAATTCTGAATAATAGTCTTTGCCATGCACTTTTTCTACTTTTACTTCTTCTGTAGAAAGAATGTATTTAGCATCAGGGGAAACATTTTTATCTTTAAGAATGTCTTTGGTATCTTTTATTTCTGCTGGAGTTCCGCCACTTATTGGAATAATATATGTTTTAGAAGACGATTTGTTTTCTTCGACTGAAGGTGTTGAAACCTTATAAATAATTGATTTTCCATCGTTTGAAATTCCTAAAACAGAAACCCTGTTGAGTTTCCATAATGTTTCAGGGGATAATACTTGTTGTGCGATTGCTGGTAATGCCATAAAGGTAAAAATGAATAGTGCTATTTTTTTCATTAGAATAAATTTTAGGAATTGTAAAAGTAATGATAATGTGATTAAAATAAAAAAGCCCCGAAAAATCGAGGCTTTTAAAGTCATTATGAGTTAAAAGTTATTGTCCTACCACTTTAACATTATCAACTTCCCATGCTGCTGCAGAAGATGTTGTAGATGTATATTTGAAAGCAACCCTAACATTTGAATTTCCAGTGTATGAAGAAATATTAATTCCACCTGAAGCACCAGCGCTCCAAGAAGTATAAGTTCCACTAGTCCAAGCAGGTAAATTAAAACCTGTAAGTTGTGTCCAAGTAGCTGTATTTGGAGCACTCGTTCCGTCATAATCTGTTGAAACAAAAACCTGTAATGCTGGTCCACTAAAACGTGTACTTGTTTCAAATGATAAAATAGCAAAAGTATTTGTGCTTAAATTAATAGATGGAGAGATTAACCAGTCTTCATTGTTATTGCCGAAACCATTTATAAAGGCATTGTATGTTGGGTTTCCAAAAGATGCTTGAACAGCCCACTGATTAGAACCTGTTACATTTTTAACAACCCAATTTGGAAAATTTGTTGCAAATGATTCTTCAAAAAATGTAGTTGGAACATATCTAGTATCCATCATGTGAACATCTTCTAAAGTTCTAATCATAAATTGATAATCATTATTGTATTTTGTTAGAACTCCACGAATTTTTCCATTTCCTGAAGGTATTTTATCTCCTGCAAATTTTGCATATTCGCTAACTCTAACAATAATTTTATTTCCGAATTTGTCGGTGATTTCATGGTTTGTTGCTCCACCAAGATTATTTACAGAAGCATCAAAATATTTTTTATCCAAAGAAACATTAGTAAACTGAACTGCATCAAATTCTATCAACATATTCAAATATTGATCATTCTTTGCTTGAGCTACGGTTAGATGTTTTGTAATATTGTCTTCATTAACATTATCACATGATCTAAAAATAACATCTTTGTATTCTACTCCTGAAACTCTACCCACACCATTGTTATAAGAAGAACCTAAAACAGTTGAACCGTGTTGTTTGTTAAAGTATCTGTTTTTATCTAGTTTAATAGTTACTTTTCTTCCTGGTTCAAATTCATTGAATAAATTATAATTATCCACTGGCATACTAAATCCAACAGTACCGTCTAAATTCATCATTGAAATAGATTTATAAAAGTTTCCACCTTCATCACTGGAAGTTACATAAGCTTCTATATAATCTTCATTCAGTCCTTCTGCTGGTGTATATTGTGTTGCTGAAGCTGTAGCGATGCTAGTAATATCTAAAACTTCTTTGGTCTTTGAAATACTCACACATTCATTTGATAAATCTGGAGTTGAATAATGATCATCATTTGCACAACTAAAAATAGCGGCGAATACAAATGCTGTTAATACTAATTTTAAATTTTTCATAGCTATTATTTTGATGTGTATATATATAGATTATCTACTTCAAATAATCCATCTAAACTAGTGTTAGTACCAGAACCTGTAACTTTAAAAGCCACATAAATTGTTTGATTTTCAAATGCTTTTAAATCTATTTCCCCTGATGGGATAAATTTATATCCTGTAGTGTTTTTATCAGCGATTTTAGCAGTAACTTCAGTCCAAGTTGCATTTAACACATTTACTCCATCATAATCTGTAGAAACATAAACCTGTAATTTATTTTCATCACTAGAGACAAAGTTTTGAGCTGATTGAAAACAAAATTTTGGGTTTTCATAACCAGTAAGATCATATCCAGGTGAAACTAACCAACCTATATTTACTGCATCTCCAGAACCATAGGTATTAAATTCTGCATAACCATTTCCTTGGTATATACGTTCTTTCCAGAGTTTAGTACCAACTTCGGCATAATTTGTCCAACCTGTCAAATCTAAGTTTGTATCATGCTGAATATCCTGAAATTCTTCTTGATAAAATGGAACTCTAGTTGTTGGAAGTACATAATCATCTTCCTTTACACAACTTGCAAGCAATATAGAAGTAATTGCTAACAAGAAAATTGATTTTAAAATATTTTTTTTCATAGTCTTTATTTTAGAAGTTAATATAGAAATTAACAAAATATGTTCTTCCGTATCCATAGAAATACTTGTGCCCAAATGATGGTGTTCCGTTAGCATTATCAGCCACTAGATCAGGATATGTAGCTTTTCTTGATTGTTCAAAACCACCTGTTTTATATTCTACGTCCAATACATTATTTATAGATGCAAAAAATCCAAAAGTGTTGCGGTTTTTATTGCTAATTCTCCAAGATTTTCCTCCTGTTAAATTTAGTAAAGAAAAGCTATCAAATTTCTCTTGCTTTAAAATATTTCTAACTGTTTCAGGTGTAGCTCCTGAATAAGAAACTCCAGTTTCGTTATTAATACTAAAATTATCTGTACGCATAATTTTAGAAAGACTAATATAACTATCCGATAAATAGTTAATATTTGCTCCAATCCACCAGTAATTAGGATCGCGGTATTCTAATCCAAAAGAATATGCTTGTTGTGGCATTCCTGGTTGGTGGTAGTCTTTTAAGTACACCGTACCAAAATCTGTTAAAGGACTTAACCCTTGAGAAGCTAAATTGTCGTCGCTTGTTTGTAATCTTGCATTGTTAG
The window above is part of the Flavobacterium sp. PMTSA4 genome. Proteins encoded here:
- the accC gene encoding acetyl-CoA carboxylase biotin carboxylase subunit, giving the protein MFKKILIANRGEIALRVIRTCREMGIKTVAVYSTADSESLHVKFADEAVCIGPPPSNLSYLKMSNIIAAAEITNADAIHPGYGFLSENAKFSKICQEHGIKFIGASPEMIEKMGDKATAKATMKAAGVPCVPGSEGILEDFAQAKKVAKEIGYPVMMKATAGGGGKGMRAIWKEEELEKAWESARQEAAASFGNDGMYMEKLIEEPRHIEIQVVGDSYGKACHLSERDCSVQRRHQKLTEETPSPFMTDELRTKMGEAAVKAAEYISYEGAGTVEFLVDKHRNFYFMEMNTRIQVEHPITEQVIDYDLIREQILVAAGVPISGKNYLPQLHSIECRINAEDPYNDFRPSPGKITVLHAPGGHGVRLDTHVYAGYTIPPNYDSMIAKLITTAQTRGEAINKMKRALDEFVIEGIKTTIPFHRQLMDEPDYVEGNYTTKFMESFKMKEV
- a CDS encoding S9 family peptidase — protein: MKKIALFIFTFMALPAIAQQVLSPETLWKLNRVSVLGISNDGKSIIYKVSTPSVEENKSSSKTYIIPISGGTPAEIKDTKDILKDKNVSPDAKYILSTEEVKVEKVHGKDYYSELEKSNVQIYNSLDYRHWDKWNDGTHNHVFFAENKDKAKPTDIMLNEPFDSPQKPFGDDEDYIWSPDSKSIIYVCKKLAGTQYAISTNTDLYEYNIETKKTKNLTESNKGYDTNPAFSPNGDLTWLQMKRDGYEADKNDIIVRFKGMDINLTANWDGSVDSFQWSADGKKVYFIAAVDGTKQLFEVNFPGLTRIAITVKQITNGDFDVNSLVGFSGENAIITRTDMNHAAEIYSYNLKNKEWKQITKTNDDIYSKLSLPKFEKRYVSTTDNKKMLVWVILPPNFDKNKKYPTLLYCQGGPQSPLTQFYSFRWNFSLMASQGYIVVAPNRRGMYGHGQAWNEQISGDWGGQVMNDYLSAIDDVSKESYVDKNRLGCVGASYGGYSAFMLAGIHKNRFKTFIAHDGVFNLVSMYGTTEEVFFDNWEHGGAYWEDNVIAKKTYTAFNPITYVNNWNTPILIIQGGLDFRVPIGQGQEAFQAAQLKGIKSRLLYFPEENHWVLKPQNAIVWQREFYKWLKETL
- a CDS encoding DUF5689 domain-containing protein is translated as MKNLKLVLTAFVFAAIFSCANDDHYSTPDLSNECVSISKTKEVLDITSIATASATQYTPAEGLNEDYIEAYVTSSDEGGNFYKSISMMNLDGTVGFSMPVDNYNLFNEFEPGRKVTIKLDKNRYFNKQHGSTVLGSSYNNGVGRVSGVEYKDVIFRSCDNVNEDNITKHLTVAQAKNDQYLNMLIEFDAVQFTNVSLDKKYFDASVNNLGGATNHEITDKFGNKIIVRVSEYAKFAGDKIPSGNGKIRGVLTKYNNDYQFMIRTLEDVHMMDTRYVPTTFFEESFATNFPNWVVKNVTGSNQWAVQASFGNPTYNAFINGFGNNNEDWLISPSINLSTNTFAILSFETSTRFSGPALQVFVSTDYDGTSAPNTATWTQLTGFNLPAWTSGTYTSWSAGASGGINISSYTGNSNVRVAFKYTSTTSSAAAWEVDNVKVVGQ
- a CDS encoding choice-of-anchor J domain-containing protein is translated as MKKNILKSIFLLAITSILLASCVKEDDYVLPTTRVPFYQEEFQDIQHDTNLDLTGWTNYAEVGTKLWKERIYQGNGYAEFNTYGSGDAVNIGWLVSPGYDLTGYENPKFCFQSAQNFVSSDENKLQVYVSTDYDGVNVLNATWTEVTAKIADKNTTGYKFIPSGEIDLKAFENQTIYVAFKVTGSGTNTSLDGLFEVDNLYIYTSK